A stretch of DNA from Methylosinus sp. LW4:
GACGATATTCCGCCCAAGTTTCGGCTCGCCTGCCAATATGTGGTGCGCGACCAGGACATATTGGTGAAATTCACCGGAGAGCCCGGCGGCGCCTGACTCTGAGCCCGAGCGCTTTCGATCCAGAGCCGCAGGCCGGCTCTGGATCAGACGCGTCGACAGCCCCCTCGAGCGGGCGCCGCGCTATATCGATCCTGGCGATTTTCCCGCCGGCTTCGCCCCTGGCTGTGGCGAAGCCGGTTTCGGCGCGGGCGACGCCCGGGGAACTGGCCTTGCGTGCGCGCGCATGCTAACAGCGGCCTCCGCGCCGGGAACCGCCGGCGCCCACGCGACAGGAGCGGTCATGTCCGACATTTTCCACGAGGTCGACGAAGACGTCCGCCGGGACAAGGCGGCCAACCTCTGGAAGCGCTATCAGACGCCGGTGTTCGTCGGCGCTTTTCTGGTCGTCGTCGCGACGGGCGTCTACAGCTTCTACGAGAGCAATCGCTTGAAGACGGCCGAGGCCGCCAATCTGCGTTTCGACGCGGCCGCCGCTTTGGCGACCGACGGCAAGGACGCCGAGGCGGTCGCCGCCTTCGAGGCGCTGGCCAAGGATTCGCCGCGGGGCTACGCCACTCTGGCGCGCATGCGCGCTGCCGAGGGGCTGGCCAAGACCGACAAGGCCAAGGCCGTCGCCGCCTTCGCCGCCATCGCCGAGGACAAGGGCGTCGACAAGCTGACCCAGCAGGTCGCCAAGCTGCGCGCCGGCGTGCTGCTGCTCGAGCAGGGCGACCGCCAGAAGATGGCGGATCTGCTCGGCGAGCTCGTCACCGCCAATGGCCCGTTCCGCTACACGGCGCAGGAGCTCATCGGGCTCGACGCGCTGCAGGACAGCGATTTCGACGAGGCCGAGCGCGCCTTCAAGGTGATCCTCAACGATCAGGAGGCGCCGCACGCCATGCGCCAGCGCGCCGGCGCCTATAAGGCGCTGCTGGACGCCGCGCGCGGCTCCGCGCCGCCGCCGGCCGCCAAGGAGCCGGCCGCTCCCGCTTCCGCACCCGCTCCCGCCAAGTAAGCGCGAGCCTCACAGGCGGCGTCGCCGCGACGTTGGACCAAAGGGCCACAATGTCCTTCACGCTCGCCATCATCGGCCGGCCGAATGTCGGCAAGTCGACTCTGTTCAACCGGCTCGTCGGCAAGAAGCTCGCGCTCGTCGACGATCGGCCCGGCGTGACGCGCGACCGCCGCGAGGGCGAGGCGCGCCTCGCTGATCTGCGCTTCACCATCATCGATACGGCCGGGCTGGAGGAAGGCGCCTCCGCCACGCTGGAAGGGCGCATGCGCGCGCAGACCGAGGCGGCGATCGAGACCGCCGACGCCATTCTCTTTATGATCGACGCGCGCGTCGGCGTGACGCCGGACGATAAATATTTCGCCGATCTGGTGCGCCGCGCCGGCAAGCCGGTGATCCTCGCCGCGAATAAATCGGAAGGGCGCAAGGGCGAGGCGGGCCTGGTCGAGGCCTATGAGCTCGGCCTCGGCGATCCCGTGCCGCTCTCCGCCGAGCATGGCGAGGGCCTCGGCGAATTCTACGACGCGCTGCGCGAGGCGCTGCCGGAGGCGACAGCGGATTGGGAAGAGGACGAAGAGGCGACGACCGACGTCGCCGTCTCGTCCGATGAGGACGGCAGCGAGGTCGATCCCACCAAGCCGCTGCGCATCGCCGTGGTCGGGCGGCCCAACGCCGGCAAATCGACGCTCATCAATCGGCTGCTCGGCGAGGACCGCCTGCTCACCGGGCCGGAGGCGGGCATTACCCGCGACAGCATTTCCGTGCCTTTCCGCTGGCGCGACCGCGATATGAAGCTCTTCGACACCGCCGGCCTGCGCAAGCGCGCCAAGGTCGTCGACAAGCTGGAGAAGCTCGCCGGCGCCGATGCGCTGCGCGCCGTGCGCTTCTCGGAGGTGGTCGTGCTGCTGCTCGACTCGGCCATTCCATTCGAGAAGCAGGATTTGACCATCGCCGATCTCGCCGCGCGCGAGGGCAGGGCCGTGGTCATTGCGCTCGGCAAATGGGATGCGGTGGACGATCCGGGAACGCGCCTCGGCAAGCTGCGCGAGGAAGCCGAGCGCCTGCTGCCGCAGATCAAAGGCGCGCCGGTCGTGGCCGTCTCGGGCGTGACCGGCTATGGGCTCGACAAGCTCATGCGCGCCATTCTCGATGTGCATGAAGTCTGGAATCGCCGCATTTCGACCGCGCGGCTCAATCGCTGGCTGGAGAGCGCGATCGACGAGACGCCGCCGCCGGCGGTCTCCGGCCGGCGCATCAAGATCCGCTATATGACGCAGGCCAAGGCGCGGCCGCCGCATTTCATTCTGTTCGGCAATCAGCTCGACGAGCTGCCGACGAGCTATCAGCGCTTTCTCACCAATGGATTGCGCCGCGCCTTCGATCTTCCCGGCACGCCGATCCGCATCTCGACGCGCTCGGGCGAGAATCCGTTCGACAAGGGGAAGAGGTAGTCATCCTCGCTCGACGTCCGATTTCTTCGGCGCGAGCGACGGCTTCGCCGGCGCCTCGACGATCAGCTCGGTCGTCTGGTCTCTCCTGAATTGCTCGGGCCGTGTGATGGGGGTCAGCGGATGCCAAAAATCATAGGCGCCGGGCTTTGTCGGATCGGCGGACCCTCTGTTCGCGCGCTCCGATCGGCCGATCGGCAGCAGGGTGAGCAGCGCGCCGAAAAGAGCGAGCGTCAAATCGAGCTCGCTGAGTAGAATGGCGGAAATGATGCGGGCGTGTCTTCGGAAAAAGCGCATGTTCGGCTCCGTGCTCTCAACGCCTTTCTAAAATGTAGCTTTTCACGAAATGGCTCTGTGCGAGCTGGACGACAATGCCGGCGCCGACAGCGAGGAGCGCCCCGTAAATTTCTTCCGGTGAGCCGGAGAGCAGCGTTGCGCCGACCACCACGCAAAACAGGACATAGCCCAGGTTGCGAATGATCGCGCCGAGCGCCCGTCCGAGACTGCGAAATGGCGGCGCATCATCGATAGTCGAAGCATCTACTTCGAGGCTCTCCGCGCCATGAGCGGCTTCGATGCGCGCCCTTATGATCTCCACGAGCTGCGTCGTTTCAATGTCGAGGCGCAAAGCAGGGAGAAAAATTTCCTGCGGCATTCGGCGGTCGCATTGGGCGATCCAGTTCCAGAAACTGCCGCGTAGAAAGCGTCGCGTCGCGACAGGCGTCAGTCGCAGCGTCCACCATTCGCGTCCGCCGTGCTTCGTCCGGGAGATCGATTCGAAGTCCCGCCAGGGCAGGAGCTCGGCGGACACGGAGGGATAGACCAAGCCCTCTGCATCGATGACTAGGGCGGGAGATCGGTCGAGCAGCTTTCCGAACGCCGAGAGCGTCGCTGCGCCGCAAAATAGCGCGCCGATCGCCGCCAGCGTCATGACGACCAGACCGAATAGTCCCGAGAACAGCACGGAGACGCTGGCGATGGTCAATCCGGCGGCGAGCAGAGCGCGGCCCCAAAGGTCGCCGCCGCGTAAATATCGCGTTTCGATCCTATAATGCTCTGTCGTCTGCCCCATCGCCGCCTCCGGGACTTGCAATGGAGGCAGACTACAACGATCGCTGCTTTCCGGGAACGGAAATCGGTCGCCCCGCGCTCCTCAGCTCGCCCCTTCGAACTGCGCCAGCAGCGCGTCGCGCGCCTCGGCGATGCGGCGGTAGTCCTCCGCGCTGCCGCCGGCGTCGGGATGGGCGGTCTTGGCGAGGCGACGGAAGGCGGATTTGATCTCGGCCGGCTCCAGCGCGCCTTCCAGAGGCAATTCCAGCGTCTCGCGATGCTCCTGATTGTCGTCCTGGTCGAAATCGAACATCTTCTGGAAGGCGGCGCGCTGCTTGCGGCCCTCCAAGCGCAGCTCGACCTGATCTTCCTTCCAGCGTTGGAGCGACATCACGAAGCAGGCGCCGAAGGCGATGCGGCCCTGCGTCTCCAATTCGTCCAGGCTGAACGGCCCCACCACATCATAGGGCGGCGCGAGACAGGCCATGCGGACGCCGTCGACGGTCTCGACGCGGCCGATCGCGACCTTGTCGGATACGCCGAGCGAGCCGTTCCAGACGACCCAGTCCAATTGCTCCGCCATTCGGTCCGCTCTCGTGCCGTCGGGCGCTCCGTCGCTTTTGTGCGAAAGGGGCCGCCGCATTCGTACAATCTCACGTTACATGCAGTTTCGAAGCCAATATCGCGTTGCAGCATGGTTTTTGACCCGCCGTCCCCAGCCAAAGGCCGCTATGGCGCTTGGCAAGCGGTAATTTCAAATTATTCTAAACAAGGGCGTTCCGACTGGCCGTCGGGACAGCGGGCGTCCCCATGAGAGTACATCCAAGGAGCTTTAGTCATGGCTACGCTCAAGGGCACCAAGACCGAACAG
This window harbors:
- a CDS encoding tetratricopeptide repeat protein; its protein translation is MSDIFHEVDEDVRRDKAANLWKRYQTPVFVGAFLVVVATGVYSFYESNRLKTAEAANLRFDAAAALATDGKDAEAVAAFEALAKDSPRGYATLARMRAAEGLAKTDKAKAVAAFAAIAEDKGVDKLTQQVAKLRAGVLLLEQGDRQKMADLLGELVTANGPFRYTAQELIGLDALQDSDFDEAERAFKVILNDQEAPHAMRQRAGAYKALLDAARGSAPPPAAKEPAAPASAPAPAK
- the der gene encoding ribosome biogenesis GTPase Der, with the translated sequence MSFTLAIIGRPNVGKSTLFNRLVGKKLALVDDRPGVTRDRREGEARLADLRFTIIDTAGLEEGASATLEGRMRAQTEAAIETADAILFMIDARVGVTPDDKYFADLVRRAGKPVILAANKSEGRKGEAGLVEAYELGLGDPVPLSAEHGEGLGEFYDALREALPEATADWEEDEEATTDVAVSSDEDGSEVDPTKPLRIAVVGRPNAGKSTLINRLLGEDRLLTGPEAGITRDSISVPFRWRDRDMKLFDTAGLRKRAKVVDKLEKLAGADALRAVRFSEVVVLLLDSAIPFEKQDLTIADLAAREGRAVVIALGKWDAVDDPGTRLGKLREEAERLLPQIKGAPVVAVSGVTGYGLDKLMRAILDVHEVWNRRISTARLNRWLESAIDETPPPAVSGRRIKIRYMTQAKARPPHFILFGNQLDELPTSYQRFLTNGLRRAFDLPGTPIRISTRSGENPFDKGKR
- a CDS encoding J domain-containing protein; translated protein: MAEQLDWVVWNGSLGVSDKVAIGRVETVDGVRMACLAPPYDVVGPFSLDELETQGRIAFGACFVMSLQRWKEDQVELRLEGRKQRAAFQKMFDFDQDDNQEHRETLELPLEGALEPAEIKSAFRRLAKTAHPDAGGSAEDYRRIAEARDALLAQFEGAS